The nucleotide sequence acaatacattaaaactTTTATAGTGAACTTGGACCGACTGGTCTTCATCAGAGGACGGCTGGGTCAGCGTTGTTCATTCTGCGGTGAAGCTTCCCTGAATGTCTGTGGAGAATAAAGTCCTCATGCTTTAAGTCCACACAGATCTTTACGCATTCTCACCTCCGAGTCCAGAACCGGGAAGTCACAGTCCAGGCTCGGTGACGTCACGTACAGGGTTTATGATGTAATTCAATAGCAGGATTTAACACGTTTACGCCTTtaaatgcgccccccccccccccccccctcccgcccttTCGCTGACGGATCTGCGTTTGCGCGTCGCCTCTCATTGGCTGTCAGTGATAATCGGTCCCGAACAAAGCCCGAGAGGCGCAGGAGGAACCGCGTTCTGTTCCCGCGGAGGCGACGCGGCCGTCCCGCTGCTGACGATGCACTTGTGTCGTGCGTGGAGACGCTCCGCAGCGCTTCTGGATCACGCCAGCAAGTCGACTGGCTCGTTTCTCGTGCACGTGAACGCAGCCAGGCGGAGGGACGTCTCTCTGACGTTACGCAAGGAGCACGCGTTTCAGGGACGTCGGTGTTTCTGCGCGTCCGGGCCAACGCGCGTGCGTCCGGAGACCCACGGACCGGAGGCGGGTTTTGCGTTCCCGGACTGGGCGCGCTTCCGCCGGGTGGAAGCTGCGTCTGCTGATCTGTCCCAACGCGGCGGGTTGGATATCACCAAAGAGCCGCGCGTCCGCGCGTCCCGGGCCAGAGGACAGCCGGTGGGTCGTGCGTTGTTGTCAGGTGGCCGTGGAACCTCCAGCCGATGCCTCTCCACCGGAATCACGCAGACCACGAAGAAGAATGACGCGGACGAGCAGCAGACGTGCGAGGCCGGCAAAGGGGTAACGTAACGTGACGTAACGTAACGTGAACGTAACGTGAACGTAACGTGAACGTAACGTGAACTCTGCAGATGCGTGGCCAGTTAACGTGGACCTCGAGTCCACGATCCATCCAACCCACGgactgtgcgtgtgcgtcagGGCCTGTCGGCGTGACAGCCACCGAAGCCCCACGGACGCGTGCTTTACGCGCGtgtgcagcgtctgctctgtttgcgttgaGTCAACACCAGTGACGTCAGAGGGCAGCAGACCAATGATCTGATCATGCGAGGCTCCAGAACTCGAGTTTACCTTTCTGTTCGCTGCTCCGTGGCTCGTTCGTTATTTTAGGTAATTACACAATAAGAAGCGTTTATAAACACGGCAGAGTCAGATTACCAGAGTCAGATTACCAGAGTCAGATTACCGGAGTCAGATTACCAGATTACCCAAGGCCTCGTTGGCCTTTAACAGACTCCAGCCTCCGTTTTCCTCGTCCTCCTTGTCGGATCCGCTTTGCAGGATGAGTGTTTTCTTCActctcacttttctttttagcaCATTTGTCTTGAGCTCCTGACAGGtccccccctctctgtccccGTGAGTGTCTTTGTGTCGGCTTCCCAGCTCCACGGCTTTCCTGTCCTCGGAGCGGCTATTAtcagacacagcagcagcactgtcccccccccctccccggcaCCCTCCCTGACACAACTGCCTTTGGCCTCTCTCTCACAGGATCCTCCCACACTGCCGCCTGCTGTTACTCTCAGACTCTGAACCCGAGGCCTGACTCCCTCGCCCGCCCGCCCTGCCCTCTATTGTCCAATGTCAGCGGGCCGGTCTCTCAGACTTTGGCTTCATCCTGGAGGCTTGGGCTCAAATTTAGCAAGACTTGGtgaagacttttattttcttcttctgctgattGAATGTCAGAAATGTCTGAGGCCCTGAGGAGAAGACCGTCTGAAGCACGATTTAACCCTGATAATAACGTGCACGGACTCTCCTTCTATTTCTTACAAACCTTTCAGCATCTCCTCGACGTGAAGACGTCTTCAGTTGATTTATCTGATGCCTGTTAATCTCCCAGTTgacatgctgccccccccccgcaccctcCTATTTCTCCGTCTTATCTTTTCCCTTTAATATgccacatttttttgtttcacagaTAACAATAGAAGACCAAACCCTGCAGACTTTTGCTTAATCCTGTAGAAGTTGCACATTTAAAGGAGTCAAGCCGGATCTGGGGGGAGACCGGCTGTAATAATCCACGTGTCCAGGGGAAATATGCTGACACACACTTTGCATCGACCTGCGTTTTGTCCTCGGTCCTGCTGAAATTGTCTTGATAGTTTAGCAGCAAAAGACGTTGCCGTCTGCTCTGTTGTTCCGGGTGAAACGTTGCCTGAGGCACTTCCTGTGGTTTCTGTCTCCGTTGCAGGAAACTGGAAACAATATCTTTAGCtgtggtgttgttgtttttattctcctATTTGAATTTAATAGCACTaataataaggggggggggggggggggggcaataaagcAGAACTAATTTCATACTAATTGTAATGAACCTCTAGTTAACATGGAAGCGATCCATAAAAGTGATGTTTTCATCAGTTATTTTAAAACTTGCACGGGTTTCGTGAGCTAATTCAGTctttcagtttattttatttttattttgtcacattgTAAATTCTATAAGTGttattaaacaacaacaacaacaactacccCTACTGCCTGTTTTGATCTTTTCAAACACTCCAGTAGGTCTTGTTCGGTTCTGCCGCGGTAAAACGTTGTGTTTGATGCATTATTCGGAGGATTAACTCATTTCACACACTCCAGCCTTCCTTCCTCGCTCAGGTTCCTGCTTCACTCGCTTCCGATCTGGAGACTGTTGTGTCTAGAGGTTGAACCCCAGAGcgatgtttgtgtctgtgaagCGAATTATCCGAACCACACTGGATGCTTTTTGGCCTCTGctctaaaatgtgtgtgtgtgacattagTAAAGGTGTTCTGGTTACGACAGGATTTTAACGCTAATTACCATTGAATGAACCTTCGATGAGTCCCGAGACAAGAGAAGTGACTCGGTCACCTCTTTGATTTTGCTTTGGTGTAGTTTTTACGTTATACCGACACAAGACTGGCGTTAAAAGGATGTTGGGTAATAATAGAGTTCAGAGTTTCTGAAACTTTGGACTCTATCGTCCCCCACCTCCGTCTCCCATCCTCTTGCTCTTTTCTGTTCATGTGTCTTTCGGCTTCTATCTTCACCTCCTGAAGGAATCTGCTTCTCAACCCATCCTCCGCTTTGATATAGAATCTCTCACCTCCTGCTCCGATTCTGCTCCCTGTTGTCCAGGAAGAGCAGCGTCTGGAGCCGGCCTCGACTCCTGCTGCGGTGGAGCCGGAGCCAGACGGAGGAAAGCCCAGCAAGAGCCAGCAGCTGAAGAAAGTCTTCAAGGAGTACGGAGCGGTGGGGGTTTCCTTCCACATCTGCACCTCCCTCATGTCCCTGGGAATGTTCTACCTCCTCGTATCCAGGTAATCCTATAGTCACATGTTTGTTCAACGTTTATTCAGGATGGGATGATATTTTGCCAGTTGCTTTTTTAATTAATCGTGCATATAATCAATGATTTAATCACCCTTTAAACGGTAAAAGTGCCACAGTGCCATTTACAACAACATAGATGGCATGCAAGAGTTTTAATAAATAACATGCATGAACAGAATTTACAGATCTTGTGCAGGAACTCACAGAAATGTGAGCTGGATCCAACAAATGAATCAAATAGTGCTGTTTAATGTGGGAGCCAATGGGAAGCCCCATTATATATGAACGAGCCAGCAAAAACATACGACCGGAATGTATTAGACACGAGCCCTAAATCTACTGATGGTAGCCGATAGCAAAACGTTAGCGCATCGTTTGGTTTGTTTAATTCACACACCAGGGACCGGAATGTCAGAGAATAAaatatctatcgatctatctatctattgatCGTTGTGGCCTCGGAGCAAGGCATGTCCATGGAAACACTCATCAGGGGACGATCTTTATATTTAGCTGTCTAAAGTTAACTGAGTGTAAATGTTGCAGAGAAATGTTGGTATTTACTGACACAGCTACTTGGTCATGttcacacatttttaaataaccACGATTCCAAAAGCTCAAATGAAAAGTATTTGATTCGATCCCAGTCGTCGCTCGCAGGCAGACAAAAATGCAGCTTGTTTAAACCAGCACTGATTTATGTGCCTCGATGCTGGCGGTGTAATGCTGATCAGTGGTTATCAGTTTAAATCAGTTTAAATGGATTAGAAAAAAACCCTGCTGTACAACATCGCCCATTGAACTTAGCCCCCCCTCTGGTGGACATTGAGGAGATGTGCAGTTCAGGCTCCGAACGAGGAACAGACTTGTTCACTTATTCCATAAGGATGGAACATCTCCGAATAAGACGTTATCCTAATAtaaaaaaagctgttttttCATCATGAAGATTTTAATATTTATCTGATTTATATTTTAGGCTCTGAAGCCTCTGAAAAGTcaatttttgttgtttgttaatTGCTTAGGATCTTTTGGACCGAGGCTGTaatcttttgggggggggtttctgaatattttgttgtagcttatttttattttattttattatctaaatgtttttttatttattttttttcttgctcgAGTCAGTATTTTTGAATTACACAGGGAACCACAGAGGAACGCTGATCCAGAAACATCAGCGTGTGGCGAATGTAGAACAAACATAAGAGCACCGATTGTGGGTTGTAGCCCAATATGTGACTTTAATGCTCTTTTAATGGGTTTGCTCTGTCGTCTGTCTACAGTGGGATCGATATTGCTGCTGTGCTTTGTAAACTTGGCTTTAGTGAGGCAGTCATTCGGTCCAAGTTGGCGGCGGGGACGAGCACGTTCGTCTTGGCGTACGCCATTCACAAGCTCTTTGCTCCGCTCCGCATCAGCATCACTCTGGTGTCGGTGCCGCTCATCGTACGCTACTTCAGAAAGACTGGCCTCTTTAAACCGCCCACGCCACCACCCTGATGACGCAACGCACGTCCCTGACTGTCAAGGAATAAAACCTGCACACCTGATTCCATCTAGAAGCGCCTCGTCTTTGCTTTGTGGCTGTGAATTCAGCCGAATGATTTTCCTATTGGTACCAGACGTAACAGAAACTTTGAAGAATTGTTGTTGTGGTATTTAAAAATGCCTGACGTGAGAGTGCTTTTGAAATCTTGCCTGAAGATGTGTTCATTTCAAAAAGCGGCTTTAAAGGCTGAGAAGCCACACGCATGTATTTACAATCAGAAGCGTCATCAGGGATTCCGGGTTCAGTCCGAAGCTGTCGACGGGCAGCTCTGTTTAAATGCTGTGAAGGGTCCTCTGGAGGAAGTCGAGCTCTCGTCACTCTGAGCTGACTCGGCCGTGTTCCGGTGAATCAGCAGAATAGTTCCTCCGCTCGCTcgatctcctcttcctccctgcttcGCTCAGAGTTCTGCACTATTTTCTGCCATTGTTTCCTTCGCTGCGTCGTTTCtctcctcagctgctcctctCCATTCGTTCTCTTCTGCCTTCTCAGCCCTGCTGTAATTTGTCAATCCCACTGCCAGAGCAATAATCTCAGATGAGCCATTAATCTGATCGAAGCTGATTGCAGTTCAGGGTGAGCATTGAATGAAGACTTGTTTGTTTATGGGGGGGTTTTCTAATTGAATGAATCCTATTTAACTATTAAAATGCCTTCGTCCCTTTTgtgtttggtcttttttttttgtcacattgtCAGTCAGTTTCTTCACTTTGAACCCCTTTTCTTTACTTGAATGACTATAATTACTACTTTGACATTGTAAGTAGAGAtatttattaatgtattttttgaaAAGAtggtttaaaaatgtattgctaTCGTTATTTATCGTATATTCTTTGTCATGGCCGGTTTATCATCCGGCAACttaattatttttgattgaCGTTTTCAGCTGCAGCGGCATTAGCGACCAAAAACAGAGCTATAGATCAAGTCTGACTGAATCCATTATGCTCACTGCAGAGGAACTAGTTTAATAACTAGATTGAATTTCAGATCTTCAGTTACGTGAAAGCCTTTTCCTTATTCAGGAGGAACACACTGACCTCCGAGCATgttttccttttccctctcaCGTAGAAATGCAAAGTAAACACATAGAAGCTAAATGCCTGGAGAAGTGAACCATTAATTATCCTGAAAGCCCTCACGAAGACACGGCGGACCAATAAgcgcttctcctcctccgccacACGGAGGCGCTGCGGAGCCACAAAGCGCGTCACGAGAGACGCAGCGTTGTTGTTCATCTCACGCACGTCAAACTTCTCGTGTTCGCGGTCACCCCCTCGGTTCCTGCCAAACACTAATGAAGTCGCAAACGCACTTTGTGGAATGACTCGGAGCGCAACACCTCAGAGGCGCACGCACGCGCATCGTAACATGGTTAATCACTCAATGGACGCACGCGCCCGAATCAAACACGACTTGAATTAAGCGTCGTCAGGAAGCTGCTCCGTGTTGAACCGGCGGGATGCGGTCCGAAGCGGGCGTGGAGTCCCTGAACAAGACCCCatcgcctctgtgtgtgtgcgtgcgtgtgtgcgtgcgtgcttctTGGCCAAGTAAATAATTCAGTCGGGAGAGCTAAGCGTGCACGGTGGTCTGTGCTCGACATCAACACTTGCTTTATTCAGGAATAGGAGCCTTGACAGCACTGTGACACAAGCCAAtgacgcgcacgcacgcacgcacacacagaggagaaggagctgcCTGGGCCTCATTACCCATGATGAGGACAGGGagctccatctcctctccaTCCCCCGCATGGCCCCCATGGCGAGGAACAAATTGGTGCCAGCGCTCCGGGCGACTCTGTCGGGCTCCGCTTCCTAAATGCGGCTGCATGTGAATTTGCGTATCTCCGCGCtgtagcttcctgtgtgtgtgtttggggggggggggcagagctcctcggatacaccccccccccccccccccgtcaccttTCTGCTCGGTCCGGAACCGAGTCGAGCCACAAGCGCGACACTTCAATTGCTTTGGCCTCCAGTCTGATGAGGGGTCGCCTCCCCAGCATGAAGAGGGTTCAAGGAGGGGGGGTCAGATCTCTGCCTCGTGCAGCatctccctgggggggggctgcacctTCTTATGATGTCTCTGCTGTCACAGCAGCACATAGTGAATGCGTTATTGCTGCAAAGTGCTGATGCACGCAGTGCGTTCTCCATATGGCGCAGCGCACTCTCACCAACACGCACCTTATGCATATACTCAAACACTTCCTGACAAGCTGCCTGTTTCCACTCCCACGCCGCGTCACGCACCCGCTCATTATCTCACCGTATTACGGTACCTCCCCCACCTCCGTCCCCCACCTCCGTctccttcctccgtctccttcctccgtctccaacctccgtctccttcctccgtctccttcctctgtctccttccTCCGTCTCCCACCTCCTGACCCGCGCAGTCAACTTCTTAGCCCTTCAGcgtggagatggagatgaagatgaagatgaagatgaagatggagatggagatgaagatggagatggaaaTAAAGGCACCTGCACACGGGGCTCAAAGGAATCCGGTGCTTTTCTTAACAGAAGTTTCAAGGTGCTCCCTTCCACCTCTTTtccttgtatatatatatggttgTTTTTGTGGCCATCCCCCCCCTTCTGTCTCGTCTCCCGTCTCCATGTTAAGTCGAGCAGCTGCACCTGATGGCAGCATCATCCCGGCGCACCTGTCAGCTGTCTGCCTTCATCacggctcctcctctgctgccacCGGGGGCCGTGCGTGGGGGAGCGAACCTGGAGACAGTCGCTACTATCAACAGCTGCAtcttattattttaaacacC is from Brachionichthys hirsutus isolate HB-005 chromosome 8, CSIRO-AGI_Bhir_v1, whole genome shotgun sequence and encodes:
- the fam210b gene encoding protein FAM210B, mitochondrial; the encoded protein is MHLCRAWRRSAALLDHASKSTGSFLVHVNAARRRDVSLTLRKEHAFQGRRCFCASGPTRVRPETHGPEAGFAFPDWARFRRVEAASADLSQRGGLDITKEPRVRASRARGQPVGRALLSGGRGTSSRCLSTGITQTTKKNDADEQQTCEAGKGEEQRLEPASTPAAVEPEPDGGKPSKSQQLKKVFKEYGAVGVSFHICTSLMSLGMFYLLVSSGIDIAAVLCKLGFSEAVIRSKLAAGTSTFVLAYAIHKLFAPLRISITLVSVPLIVRYFRKTGLFKPPTPPP